From one Mycolicibacterium sp. HK-90 genomic stretch:
- a CDS encoding response regulator transcription factor gives MVDDDPDVRTSVARGLRHSGFDVRVAASGKEALRLLSSESHDALVLDVQMPELDGVAVVTALRALGNEIPICVLSARDTVNDRIAGLEAGADDYLTKPFDLGELVARLNALLRRASHAERPSDTMTVGALTIDTARRLVFVGGDRVDLTKREFDLLAVLAENAGVVLSRQRLLELVWGYDFDVDTNVADVFISYLRRKLERPDVPRVIHTVRGIGYVLREES, from the coding sequence ATGGTCGACGACGACCCGGATGTGCGTACCTCGGTTGCCCGCGGACTGCGGCATTCGGGGTTCGACGTCCGGGTCGCGGCGTCCGGCAAGGAGGCGCTGCGCCTGCTGTCGAGCGAGTCGCACGACGCGCTCGTCCTCGACGTCCAGATGCCCGAACTCGACGGGGTTGCGGTCGTCACCGCTCTGCGGGCATTGGGCAACGAGATCCCGATCTGCGTGCTCTCGGCGCGCGACACGGTCAACGACCGCATCGCGGGGCTGGAAGCCGGCGCGGACGACTACCTGACCAAACCGTTCGACCTCGGGGAACTGGTGGCCCGGCTCAACGCGCTGCTGCGCCGGGCCAGCCATGCCGAGCGGCCGTCGGACACGATGACCGTCGGAGCCTTGACCATCGACACCGCCCGCCGGTTGGTCTTCGTCGGCGGCGACCGCGTCGACCTGACCAAGCGGGAGTTCGATCTGCTGGCCGTCCTGGCCGAGAACGCCGGGGTGGTGTTGTCCCGGCAGCGGCTCCTCGAGCTGGTCTGGGGATACGACTTCGACGTGGACACCAACGTCGCCGACGTGTTCATCTCCTATCTGCGGCGCAAGCTCGAGCGTCCCGACGTGCCCCGCGTCATCCATACCGTCCGCGGAATCGGATACGTGTTGCGGGAAGAGTCGTGA
- a CDS encoding heme-binding protein, producing the protein MLLSARNARRVVAGVAGAGAVAGAMLFGAIPSALADDPAANPPNCTAADLAGVASGVSASTSAYLFTHPDANNFFTSLEGLPREEVRTKVHDYLEANPQTKAELTGIRQPLVDLKNRCGNAPAPSIP; encoded by the coding sequence ATGTTGCTCTCGGCCCGAAATGCGCGGCGCGTGGTAGCTGGCGTGGCCGGTGCCGGCGCGGTAGCCGGTGCGATGCTGTTCGGCGCCATCCCGTCGGCCCTGGCCGACGACCCGGCGGCCAATCCCCCCAACTGCACCGCGGCCGATCTGGCCGGCGTGGCATCCGGGGTGTCGGCGTCGACCTCGGCGTACCTGTTCACCCATCCCGACGCGAACAACTTCTTCACCAGCCTGGAAGGCCTGCCGCGCGAAGAGGTCCGCACCAAGGTGCACGACTACTTGGAGGCGAACCCCCAGACGAAGGCCGAACTGACCGGTATCCGTCAGCCGTTGGTCGACCTGAAGAACCGCTGCGGGAACGCTCCGGCTCCTTCGATCCCCTAA
- a CDS encoding MMPL family transporter: MMRLSSYLRRFRWAVFATWLLLLVPSIYLAINQSSNLTGGGFEVEGSQSLHVQRQLEEHFPDQGASPLALIAAPRADASFEDMNAAVVWLEKVAGEVPSVKIVPNPQQPAPQPDRPYVITLQLDFNNTGAVDVAKQLRQKVGVHGEEPGESESGKVKFYVIGQGALGAAATQATKHDIAQAEKWNLPIVLVVLLAVFGSLAAAALPLMLGICTVVVTMGLVYLLSMYTTMSVFVTSTVSMFGIALAIDYSLFILMRFREELRAGRDPADAVDSAMATSGLAVALSGLTVIASVTGIYLINTPVLVSMATGAILAVAVAVLTSTTLTPAVLATFGKAAAKRSSYLHWSRRAEASQSRFWTRWTGAVMRRPWASAVGATVLLLALAAPAFGMVLGNSMQRQFEPTHEIRGGVNAAADALGPGALGPVRILVTFPDGNADGAKNTATIDAVRQEMTRAPHVLNVQPPVFSDNNDSALLSAVLKVDPEDLAAREAIDWMRDKLPPVAGPDARIDVGGPTALIKDFDDRVSSTQPLVFLFVALIAFVMLLVSIRSVFLALKGVLMTVLSVAAAYGSLVVVFQWGWFEGLGFEKISSLDSTIPPLVLAMTFGLSMDYEIFLLTRIRERFLQTNNTRDAVAYGVSTSARTITSAALIMIAVFIGFAFAGMPLVAQLGVACAVAIAVDATVVRLILVPALMAMFDEWNWWLPHWLDRLLPEVDFEKPLPKVEVTDLVIIPDDISALGPSGSDLRMMVRTAARMKHLAPQTIIVTDPLAFSGCSKPSSRLAARRPGGPKRCPGVHPVTMWRGRLSVAVDALETEADGERSPMERLGPVETTNVQLPTGDRLQIPTGAETLRLKSYLIMCRNSTKDYEEFADLVDSVETETAALVLSGMDRYYCGQNPKSRWVATQLVRRLADPQPSDEHDFVMSDPDAAAEWEKVRQRCLSVAVAMLEEAK, encoded by the coding sequence ATGATGCGCTTGAGCAGCTATCTGCGCAGATTCCGCTGGGCGGTTTTCGCGACGTGGTTGTTGCTTCTGGTGCCCTCGATCTACCTCGCGATCAACCAGTCGTCCAATCTGACCGGCGGCGGGTTCGAAGTCGAAGGTTCACAGTCGCTCCACGTCCAGCGGCAACTCGAGGAACATTTCCCGGACCAGGGCGCGTCCCCGCTTGCCCTGATCGCGGCCCCGCGGGCGGATGCCTCGTTCGAGGACATGAACGCCGCGGTGGTGTGGCTGGAGAAAGTCGCGGGCGAGGTGCCCAGCGTCAAGATCGTCCCGAATCCGCAGCAGCCGGCCCCACAGCCGGACCGCCCGTATGTCATCACGCTGCAGCTGGACTTCAACAACACCGGCGCGGTCGACGTCGCCAAGCAGTTGCGCCAGAAGGTCGGGGTGCACGGCGAGGAGCCCGGCGAGAGCGAGAGCGGCAAGGTCAAGTTCTACGTCATCGGGCAGGGCGCGCTCGGCGCGGCGGCCACCCAGGCGACCAAACACGACATCGCCCAGGCCGAGAAGTGGAACCTGCCGATCGTGTTGGTCGTGCTGCTGGCCGTGTTCGGCTCGCTGGCGGCCGCGGCGCTGCCGCTGATGCTCGGCATCTGCACGGTCGTGGTGACCATGGGTCTGGTCTACCTGCTGTCGATGTACACGACGATGAGCGTGTTCGTCACGTCGACGGTGTCGATGTTCGGTATCGCCCTGGCCATCGACTATTCACTGTTCATCCTGATGCGGTTCCGCGAGGAACTCCGCGCGGGCCGCGACCCGGCCGACGCCGTCGACTCCGCGATGGCCACCTCGGGCCTGGCGGTGGCGCTGTCCGGCCTCACGGTGATCGCCTCGGTCACCGGCATCTACCTCATCAACACCCCGGTGCTGGTGTCGATGGCCACCGGCGCGATCCTGGCCGTCGCGGTCGCGGTGCTGACCTCCACCACGCTGACCCCCGCGGTGCTGGCCACATTCGGTAAGGCCGCGGCCAAGCGCTCGTCGTACCTGCACTGGTCCCGGCGCGCCGAGGCGAGCCAGTCACGCTTCTGGACCCGCTGGACTGGTGCGGTGATGCGCCGGCCGTGGGCCTCCGCGGTGGGCGCGACGGTCCTGTTGCTGGCGCTGGCGGCGCCGGCGTTCGGCATGGTGCTGGGCAACAGCATGCAGCGCCAGTTCGAGCCCACCCACGAGATCCGCGGCGGCGTCAACGCCGCGGCCGACGCGTTGGGGCCAGGGGCGCTGGGCCCGGTGCGGATCCTGGTCACCTTCCCGGACGGCAACGCCGACGGAGCCAAGAACACCGCCACCATCGATGCGGTGCGCCAGGAGATGACGCGTGCCCCCCACGTGCTGAACGTGCAGCCGCCGGTGTTCTCCGACAACAACGACAGCGCGCTGCTGTCGGCGGTGCTCAAGGTCGACCCCGAGGACCTGGCCGCGCGTGAGGCCATCGACTGGATGCGCGACAAACTGCCGCCCGTGGCCGGACCGGACGCGCGCATCGATGTCGGTGGCCCGACCGCGCTGATCAAGGATTTCGACGACCGGGTGTCCAGCACCCAGCCGCTGGTGTTCCTGTTCGTCGCGCTCATCGCGTTCGTGATGCTGCTGGTGTCGATCCGGTCGGTGTTCCTGGCGCTCAAGGGCGTGCTGATGACCGTGCTGTCGGTCGCGGCGGCCTACGGCAGCCTCGTGGTCGTCTTCCAGTGGGGCTGGTTCGAGGGGCTGGGCTTCGAGAAGATCAGTTCGCTCGACAGCACCATCCCGCCGTTGGTCCTGGCGATGACCTTCGGTCTGTCGATGGACTACGAGATCTTTCTGCTCACCCGGATCCGGGAACGGTTCCTGCAGACCAACAACACCCGCGACGCGGTGGCCTACGGGGTCAGCACCAGCGCCCGCACCATCACCAGCGCGGCGCTGATCATGATCGCGGTGTTCATCGGCTTCGCTTTTGCCGGCATGCCGCTGGTGGCCCAACTCGGCGTGGCCTGTGCCGTGGCCATCGCGGTCGACGCGACCGTGGTCCGGCTGATCCTGGTGCCGGCACTGATGGCGATGTTCGACGAGTGGAACTGGTGGCTGCCGCACTGGCTGGATCGACTGCTGCCCGAGGTGGACTTCGAGAAACCGCTGCCCAAGGTCGAGGTCACCGATCTGGTGATCATTCCCGACGACATCTCGGCGCTGGGGCCGAGCGGATCTGACCTGCGCATGATGGTTCGAACCGCGGCCCGGATGAAACACCTTGCCCCGCAAACGATCATCGTCACCGACCCGCTCGCGTTCAGCGGCTGCAGCAAACCGTCCTCCCGCCTCGCTGCGCGGCGGCCCGGCGGCCCGAAACGCTGCCCGGGCGTGCATCCCGTGACCATGTGGCGCGGCCGGCTCTCGGTCGCGGTCGATGCCCTCGAGACCGAAGCCGACGGAGAACGGTCACCGATGGAACGCCTCGGCCCGGTGGAGACCACCAATGTGCAACTGCCGACCGGTGATCGGCTGCAGATCCCGACCGGCGCCGAAACGCTGCGGCTGAAAAGTTATCTGATCATGTGCCGCAACAGCACAAAGGACTACGAGGAGTTTGCTGATCTCGTCGATTCGGTAGAAACCGAGACTGCAGCTCTGGTGTTGTCGGGCATGGACCGGTATTACTGTGGGCAGAACCCGAAGAGCAGATGGGTCGCCACACAGCTGGTCCGCCGGCTGGCCGACCCGCAGCCGTCCGATGAGCACGACTTCGTGATGTCGGACCCGGATGCGGCTGCCGAATGGGAGAAGGTCAGGCAGCGCTGCCTGTCGGTCGCGGTTGCAATGCTGGAGGAGGCGAAGTGA
- a CDS encoding DUF3054 domain-containing protein produces MRRASLTALATDLICVVVFCTIGRRSHAEGLTVAGIAETAWPFLTGTVVGWLVSRGWQRPTSLAPTGIVVWICTVVVGMVLRKLTSAGVAVSFIVVASLTTAVLLLGWRAVLAAVRRRQSA; encoded by the coding sequence ATGCGACGAGCTAGCCTGACCGCCCTGGCGACCGACCTGATCTGCGTCGTGGTGTTCTGCACCATCGGCCGGCGCAGCCATGCCGAGGGCCTGACGGTCGCCGGGATCGCCGAGACCGCGTGGCCGTTTCTCACCGGGACCGTGGTCGGCTGGCTGGTCTCGCGTGGCTGGCAGCGTCCGACATCGCTGGCACCCACCGGGATCGTGGTGTGGATCTGCACGGTGGTGGTCGGCATGGTGCTGCGCAAACTGACCTCGGCCGGGGTGGCCGTCAGCTTCATCGTCGTCGCCTCGCTGACGACCGCGGTGCTGCTGCTGGGCTGGCGCGCGGTCCTGGCAGCCGTGCGGCGACGTCAATCCGCTTGA
- a CDS encoding aminoglycoside phosphotransferase family protein has product MSQGDIHLDFAVEEVREGQFHRVALGADRVACFPRTPAAAARLAQRAELLRVVATMDLSVAVPEPLAIYSGEPTYLVLTRIPGNPLQRSDLTTPRTIDIVAAQCHELLTRLAAAQPSVRAALPAAAPDRWSRFASAVRAGLYPLMSPAGRDRADHELAAACALPHSTATVVHGDLGGDNLLWRNDAQGPRLSGVIDWDSAMLGDPAEDIAALTASYGRPLLDRLAGSDRELSDRVVAIRDTFALQQALDGQLDGDEGELADGLAGYR; this is encoded by the coding sequence TTGAGTCAGGGCGATATTCACCTTGACTTCGCTGTTGAGGAAGTCCGCGAGGGCCAGTTTCATCGGGTCGCGCTCGGCGCCGATCGCGTGGCCTGCTTCCCCCGCACACCGGCAGCCGCCGCACGACTGGCGCAGCGGGCCGAGCTACTACGTGTCGTCGCGACCATGGACCTGAGTGTGGCCGTCCCCGAGCCGCTGGCGATCTACTCGGGGGAGCCAACCTATCTGGTGTTGACCCGCATCCCCGGGAACCCGCTGCAGAGGTCCGATCTCACCACGCCGCGGACTATCGACATCGTCGCGGCGCAATGTCATGAGTTGTTGACGCGACTGGCGGCCGCCCAGCCGTCGGTTCGCGCGGCATTACCTGCGGCGGCTCCCGACCGATGGTCGCGTTTCGCCTCTGCGGTGCGGGCCGGCCTATATCCGCTGATGTCCCCCGCCGGCCGCGATCGCGCCGACCACGAGCTCGCTGCGGCGTGCGCGTTGCCACACAGCACCGCCACCGTGGTGCACGGTGATCTCGGCGGCGACAATCTGTTGTGGCGCAACGATGCTCAGGGGCCCCGGTTGTCTGGGGTGATCGATTGGGATTCGGCCATGCTGGGTGATCCGGCCGAGGACATAGCGGCACTGACGGCCAGCTACGGCCGGCCGCTGCTGGACCGGTTGGCCGGTTCCGACCGTGAACTGTCGGACCGCGTGGTCGCGATCCGCGACACCTTCGCGCTACAACAGGCCCTCGACGGGCAGCTGGACGGCGACGAGGGCGAACTCGCCGACGGGCTCGCCGGCTACCGCTAA
- a CDS encoding sensor histidine kinase KdpD, with translation MRIFARIRSASLRTRVAVASALAAAAVVAVFTILTSVVLANNDSAQLDRRLDAIVDASLNPAQLQDPHRGVLTTGRSRSTGQVVFQRGLQLPALPPGTETVEVNGVDYRVRTIHMDQQGGVLMSIGIRADSILLSPNRIPVYAGFGVVTVLVAGGLGWLLAGPAIRPLRKLTEHTSKMDSGTETLPKVRGVREAEDLSEAMAGMLTRLAAAQRATTNSLQAAQDFAANAAHELRTPLTAMRADLDTLRIHNLPESERAEVVADLSRAQRRVEAIITSLGQLASGQLAQAEDRELIDITDLLDRVARENTRGGGQVRIDVQVADDVGLVLGWPGGLRIAVDNLVRNAIVHGEATRIVLTAHRAGQTFVITVDDNGRGLPVEEHETVLGRFRRGSSAVAGGSGLGLALVAQQAQLHGGEIKLSDGPLGGLRATLTVSTTVSDPNEGPTQAD, from the coding sequence GTGCGGATCTTCGCTCGCATCCGGTCCGCGTCGCTCCGCACCAGGGTCGCGGTGGCCTCAGCCCTGGCCGCGGCCGCCGTGGTCGCCGTGTTCACCATCTTGACCTCGGTGGTGCTCGCCAACAACGACTCCGCACAGTTGGACCGCAGGCTCGACGCGATCGTCGACGCCAGCCTCAATCCCGCACAGCTGCAGGATCCGCACCGCGGGGTCCTGACCACCGGCCGGTCGCGGTCGACTGGACAGGTGGTGTTCCAGCGCGGCTTGCAACTGCCCGCGCTGCCGCCGGGCACCGAGACCGTCGAGGTCAACGGGGTCGACTACCGGGTGCGCACCATCCACATGGACCAGCAGGGCGGGGTGTTGATGTCCATCGGTATCCGTGCCGACAGTATCTTGTTGAGCCCCAACCGAATACCGGTGTACGCCGGCTTCGGTGTGGTGACCGTGCTGGTGGCCGGGGGACTGGGCTGGCTGCTGGCCGGCCCGGCCATCCGGCCGTTGCGAAAGCTCACCGAACACACATCCAAAATGGACAGCGGCACCGAGACGCTGCCGAAGGTGCGCGGTGTGCGGGAGGCCGAAGACCTGTCCGAGGCGATGGCGGGCATGCTGACCCGGTTGGCCGCGGCACAGCGTGCCACCACCAATTCCCTTCAGGCGGCGCAGGATTTCGCCGCGAACGCCGCGCACGAACTGCGCACGCCACTCACCGCGATGCGGGCCGACCTGGACACCCTGCGGATCCACAACCTGCCCGAATCCGAACGTGCCGAAGTGGTCGCCGACCTGTCCCGCGCCCAGCGCCGGGTGGAGGCGATCATCACGTCACTGGGTCAGCTCGCCTCCGGTCAGCTGGCTCAGGCCGAGGACCGTGAACTGATCGACATCACCGACCTGCTCGACCGGGTGGCCAGGGAGAACACCCGCGGCGGCGGGCAGGTCCGGATCGACGTGCAGGTCGCCGACGATGTCGGCCTCGTGCTGGGCTGGCCCGGCGGGCTGCGCATCGCGGTCGACAACCTGGTCCGCAACGCGATCGTCCACGGCGAGGCCACCCGGATCGTGCTCACCGCCCATCGCGCCGGCCAGACGTTCGTCATCACCGTCGACGACAACGGGCGCGGTCTACCGGTTGAGGAGCACGAGACCGTGCTGGGCCGGTTCCGCCGGGGCAGCAGCGCGGTGGCGGGCGGCTCGGGCCTGGGTCTGGCACTGGTGGCGCAGCAGGCCCAGTTACATGGTGGTGAGATCAAGCTGTCCGACGGCCCGCTCGGTGGCTTGCGGGCCACCCTGACGGTGTCGACGACGGTGTCGGACCCGAACGAAGGTCCGACTCAAGCGGATTGA
- a CDS encoding M23 family metallopeptidase, with translation MRIRYPIAVLALTVAGCSSAQAPEPEPTTTSTPPAAVTPVVGSVLAEPVPVAATDGRTHLAYELMLTNTSPANVTLNTLSAATGDRKLLTLTGDSLKYWTRAVGNSAVPTNVLGPGQSAYVWLDVVADDPSQVPSALTHELGITVAKPMPPLVPPTLTESVAPVSVQTRKPVSIAPPLTGDNWVNANGCCDMTPHRMALNPINGKVWAAERFAIDYVQLGADGRLYAGDRSKVASYPYFGAEIRAVADGPVVAVLDGLDEQVPGATPAGLTLQQYGGNHIVQDIGDGNFAFYAHLQPNSLKVKPGDQLSAGQVIGGLGNSGNSDAPHLHFHVMDGPDPLASNGLPFTFKSFRLDSRLTSLNASDALFDGKPAARQPGFAVRDQADVSPLVLDVMAYATS, from the coding sequence ATGCGGATCCGGTATCCGATCGCCGTGCTCGCCCTCACCGTGGCCGGATGTTCGTCGGCACAGGCGCCGGAACCGGAACCGACCACGACCAGCACTCCGCCGGCCGCGGTCACCCCGGTGGTGGGATCTGTTCTGGCAGAACCAGTTCCGGTGGCCGCCACCGACGGTCGCACCCACCTGGCCTATGAGTTGATGCTGACCAACACCTCACCGGCCAACGTCACCCTGAACACCCTCAGCGCCGCGACCGGCGACCGCAAGCTGCTGACCCTGACGGGCGACAGCCTCAAGTACTGGACCAGGGCGGTGGGCAATTCGGCCGTCCCGACCAATGTGCTCGGACCGGGGCAGAGCGCCTACGTCTGGCTGGACGTGGTCGCCGACGATCCGTCGCAAGTGCCCTCGGCGCTCACCCATGAACTCGGGATCACCGTGGCCAAACCGATGCCGCCACTGGTCCCGCCGACGCTCACGGAATCGGTGGCCCCCGTCTCGGTGCAGACCCGCAAGCCGGTGTCCATCGCCCCACCGCTGACCGGGGACAACTGGGTGAACGCCAACGGCTGCTGCGATATGACACCGCACCGCATGGCGCTGAATCCGATCAACGGAAAAGTCTGGGCAGCAGAGCGATTCGCCATCGACTACGTGCAACTCGGGGCCGATGGCCGGTTGTACGCCGGGGACCGGTCCAAGGTCGCGAGCTATCCATACTTCGGTGCCGAGATCCGCGCCGTCGCGGACGGACCGGTGGTGGCGGTGCTCGACGGACTCGACGAGCAGGTTCCCGGCGCCACGCCGGCCGGCCTGACTCTGCAGCAGTACGGTGGCAACCACATCGTGCAGGACATCGGTGACGGCAACTTCGCCTTCTACGCGCACCTGCAGCCGAACAGCCTCAAGGTCAAACCCGGCGATCAGCTCAGCGCCGGGCAGGTCATCGGCGGCCTGGGCAATTCGGGCAACTCCGATGCCCCGCACCTGCACTTCCATGTGATGGACGGCCCGGATCCGTTGGCGTCCAATGGCTTACCATTTACCTTCAAATCGTTCCGGCTGGATTCCCGGCTCACCTCGCTGAACGCGTCCGATGCGCTCTTCGACGGGAAACCGGCCGCACGGCAACCGGGCTTCGCCGTCCGCGACCAGGCGGATGTCAGCCCACTGGTACTGGATGTGATGGCCTATGCGACGAGCTAG
- a CDS encoding YbhN family protein: protein MSQDAPADTARDRAGTTRGRYWWVRWVVIALAVAVLAVEVALVWDQLAKAWRSLLTANAWWVLAAVGAAMASMHSFAQIQRTLLRSAGVPVKQWRSEAAFYAGNALSTTMPGGPVLSATFVYRQQRIWGASPLVASWQLVMSGVLQIVGLALLGLGGALMLGASKNPLSLIFSLGAFLAIILLAQAVATKPELIDGIGAKVLSWVNSLRGKPSDAGLTKWREILQQLESVSLGRRDLAVAFSWSMFNWVADVACLAFACYAAGGHPSLAGVTVAYAAARAVGSIPLMPGGLLVVEAVLVPGLVSSGMTLASAISAMLIYRLVSWIFISTIGWVVFFFMFRTEKDLDPDAGGPAIQPDAGGPAIQADAGGPAAQPEGTTSNPEPER, encoded by the coding sequence GTGTCACAGGACGCGCCGGCCGACACGGCCCGGGACCGGGCCGGCACCACGCGCGGCAGGTACTGGTGGGTGCGGTGGGTGGTCATCGCACTCGCGGTCGCGGTGCTCGCGGTCGAGGTGGCCCTGGTCTGGGATCAGCTGGCCAAGGCGTGGCGCAGCCTGCTGACGGCGAACGCCTGGTGGGTGCTCGCGGCGGTGGGTGCCGCGATGGCCTCGATGCACAGCTTCGCCCAGATCCAGCGAACCCTGCTGCGCTCGGCGGGGGTGCCCGTCAAGCAGTGGCGTTCGGAGGCGGCGTTCTACGCCGGCAACGCGCTGTCGACGACGATGCCCGGCGGCCCGGTGCTCTCGGCGACGTTCGTCTACCGCCAACAACGCATCTGGGGCGCCTCACCTCTGGTGGCGTCCTGGCAGCTGGTGATGTCGGGCGTGCTGCAGATCGTGGGCCTGGCACTGCTCGGGCTCGGCGGCGCCCTCATGCTCGGGGCCAGCAAGAACCCCCTGTCGCTGATCTTCTCGCTGGGCGCCTTCCTGGCGATCATCCTGCTGGCGCAGGCCGTGGCCACCAAGCCGGAACTGATCGACGGCATCGGGGCCAAGGTGCTCTCGTGGGTGAATTCGTTGCGCGGCAAGCCCTCAGATGCCGGGCTGACCAAATGGCGTGAGATCCTGCAGCAGCTGGAGTCGGTCAGCCTGGGCCGGCGTGACCTCGCGGTGGCGTTCAGCTGGTCGATGTTCAACTGGGTCGCCGACGTGGCCTGCCTGGCGTTCGCCTGTTATGCCGCCGGCGGGCACCCGTCACTGGCCGGCGTCACCGTGGCCTATGCCGCGGCCCGCGCCGTGGGGTCGATCCCGTTGATGCCCGGTGGTCTGCTGGTGGTCGAGGCCGTGCTGGTGCCGGGCCTGGTGTCCTCGGGGATGACACTGGCCTCGGCCATTTCGGCGATGCTCATCTACCGGCTGGTCAGCTGGATCTTCATCTCGACGATCGGCTGGGTGGTGTTCTTCTTCATGTTCCGGACTGAGAAGGACCTGGATCCCGACGCCGGCGGGCCGGCAATCCAGCCAGACGCCGGCGGGCCGGCAATTCAAGCAGACGCCGGCGGGCCGGCAGCGCAACCAGAAGGCACCACCTCGAACCCCGAACCCGAGCGCTAG
- a CDS encoding hemophore, producing MQPTNGGLRRGLAVALAVTGAGGAMVAALMVPSATAATDPCAASEVARTAGSVATNIGNYLDSHPQTNQALTTISQQQGGPQSLAALKTYFDANPQAAKDMQQLQQPLANLGTRCKLPITLPQVMGLMQGTQQGGAATGSLPGSLPSAQNVAVPGATVPAQRSPASPVSAGSGPLPGPATASTR from the coding sequence ATGCAACCGACCAACGGTGGATTGCGCCGCGGTCTGGCCGTCGCGCTCGCGGTGACCGGAGCGGGCGGCGCGATGGTGGCCGCGCTCATGGTCCCGTCGGCCACGGCCGCGACCGATCCGTGCGCGGCCAGTGAGGTTGCCCGCACCGCGGGCAGCGTGGCCACCAACATCGGCAACTACCTGGACAGCCACCCGCAGACCAACCAGGCGCTGACCACCATCAGCCAGCAGCAGGGCGGACCGCAGTCGCTGGCCGCCCTCAAGACCTACTTCGACGCCAACCCCCAGGCCGCCAAGGACATGCAGCAGCTGCAGCAGCCGCTGGCGAACCTCGGTACCCGGTGCAAATTGCCGATCACCCTGCCGCAGGTGATGGGGCTGATGCAGGGCACGCAGCAGGGCGGGGCGGCCACCGGCAGTTTGCCGGGGAGCCTGCCGTCGGCGCAGAACGTCGCGGTGCCCGGCGCCACGGTGCCCGCGCAGCGCTCACCGGCGTCGCCGGTGTCCGCGGGCTCCGGTCCGCTTCCGGGTCCGGCCACCGCCTCGACCCGCTAG
- a CDS encoding XRE family transcriptional regulator, whose translation MQAKSTQGQGTQTPRTPVQRSQQPRPARQAPAAPQQRQPAFDDRPVEYWPTAAIRAALETDDMAVWQRIVAAIKRDPYGRTARQVEEVLQTARPYGVSKALSEVLVRTREHLEATERAEVARQIQAMLRRSELQAPEFASRIGISNESFADYLEGTVSPPASLLLRMQRLSDRFAKLAAQRSGK comes from the coding sequence ATCCAGGCAAAGAGCACACAGGGGCAGGGAACGCAGACACCACGCACACCGGTACAGCGCTCGCAGCAGCCGCGACCAGCGCGTCAGGCGCCGGCCGCACCGCAGCAGCGTCAACCCGCATTCGACGACCGGCCGGTCGAGTACTGGCCGACCGCGGCGATTCGCGCGGCCTTGGAGACCGACGACATGGCGGTCTGGCAGCGCATCGTCGCGGCCATCAAGCGTGACCCCTACGGCCGGACCGCCCGGCAGGTCGAAGAGGTGCTGCAGACCGCGCGCCCGTACGGCGTGTCGAAGGCGCTGTCCGAGGTCCTGGTGCGCACCCGCGAGCACCTCGAGGCCACCGAGCGTGCCGAGGTGGCGCGCCAGATCCAGGCCATGCTGCGTCGCTCCGAGCTCCAGGCCCCCGAATTCGCCTCGCGCATCGGCATATCCAACGAGTCGTTCGCCGACTACCTGGAGGGCACGGTCAGTCCGCCGGCCTCGCTGCTGCTGCGCATGCAACGGCTCTCGGACCGGTTCGCCAAACTCGCCGCGCAGCGGTCGGGGAAATAG